The Pirellulales bacterium genome includes a window with the following:
- a CDS encoding site-2 protease family protein, whose amino-acid sequence MSYLLIALLLGALILIHELGHLVAAWVAGIPVARFSIGFGPALTSWKWGQTEYVLAPVPLGGYVLPAVTDEADYLRLPVGRRIIFALGGPLANLLLPVVLFAATNVATYGVTGSGLFVEPWVQTATVFGKLLATLPLAVSQPDQLSGVVGIVAIGGEFAQHGLVGLASFAVMLSLNLAILNLLPLPPLDGGKVVMCLLEKVHPQFARLHYPLAITGWICLLGLMMYTTVMDIARHVVG is encoded by the coding sequence TTGAGCTACCTTCTGATTGCGCTTTTGCTAGGGGCTTTGATCTTGATTCACGAGCTTGGGCACCTGGTAGCTGCCTGGGTGGCCGGCATACCAGTGGCGCGATTTTCGATCGGCTTCGGTCCGGCGCTAACGAGTTGGAAATGGGGCCAGACCGAATACGTATTGGCGCCCGTGCCGCTCGGTGGGTACGTCTTGCCGGCCGTCACCGACGAGGCAGACTACTTACGGCTGCCCGTCGGCCGCAGAATTATCTTCGCGCTCGGAGGTCCGCTGGCCAATCTGCTCTTGCCGGTGGTCTTGTTCGCTGCCACTAACGTGGCCACCTACGGGGTGACAGGTTCTGGCCTGTTCGTCGAACCTTGGGTGCAAACGGCCACAGTGTTCGGCAAACTACTCGCTACGTTGCCCTTGGCCGTCTCGCAGCCCGATCAGCTTTCAGGAGTCGTGGGCATCGTGGCGATCGGCGGCGAGTTCGCCCAGCACGGGCTCGTCGGGCTAGCAAGTTTTGCCGTAATGCTGAGCCTGAATCTGGCGATCCTCAATCTTCTGCCGCTGCCACCGTTGGATGGCGGCAAAGTCGTGATGTGCTTGCTCGAGAAGGTCCATCCGCAATTTGCCCGGCTGCACTATCCGCTGGCTATCACCGGCTGGATCTGCCTGTTGGGTCTGATGATGTACACGACCGTGATGGACATAGCGCGGCACGTCGTAGGATGA